The following coding sequences are from one uncultured Bacteroides sp. window:
- a CDS encoding DUF262 domain-containing protein, with product MKLLYTVKEVFSSEEYLKEQKKDYYDIPLYQRGYKWTPKEVKKLLKDIDTFNPSDNKFYCLQNITIVPNGNVFNVVDGQQRLTTLTLLLSYLGHSDLVKDKLKFPNNSIRTETNHFLNNIIINQENGVCETSWEDFIEKNKDYDHQDIFHLFHAYKSINEWFHENNLSIDEFLKKTLNNVRIIINKIDSKNDEEEIFGNLNTKRIPLDGADLFRAILITRVAIEENRKDANIKDIIQLNEKRVKIGWEFDTINNWWNQENVEHYFQRFISIGSEMTSSEFNLFDVSKHPINLLLFLFAESENKKLLTLDLIENYNSSAIVLYKKILKLHNTLVDWFENREIYHFLGFLFANTKISFKMIWDKWEQSENQIDFIKLLKNDIRKVIYKNDIEIDFTDDAIDWYHEDNTTLVQVLILLDVISSLDETQPFMHPLYFTKTSNDIEHIFPQNPKDITEKKDFIEFLNTIEKNDIFNLSGFDNKKDDSKYMEKVELYIQKHISSIKINSIGNLVLLYSSLNRSIGRISYIRKRLRVIDFFYKGYYIQPHTFRVFVRYFNYSEKNTHELEHWTNIDIEANAKAIDNRIKNFFK from the coding sequence ATGAAATTATTATACACAGTTAAAGAGGTGTTTTCATCAGAAGAATACTTAAAAGAACAGAAGAAGGATTATTATGATATACCACTTTATCAAAGAGGATATAAATGGACTCCAAAGGAAGTAAAAAAGCTATTAAAAGATATAGATACATTCAATCCAAGTGATAATAAATTTTATTGCTTACAAAACATAACCATTGTTCCAAATGGAAATGTTTTTAATGTGGTCGATGGGCAACAAAGATTAACTACACTTACTTTATTGCTCTCATATTTAGGGCATTCTGATTTGGTAAAAGATAAGTTGAAATTTCCTAATAATTCAATAAGAACAGAGACAAATCATTTCTTGAACAATATTATCATTAATCAAGAAAACGGAGTTTGTGAAACATCTTGGGAAGACTTTATTGAAAAGAATAAGGATTATGACCACCAAGATATTTTTCATCTTTTCCATGCGTACAAGTCAATTAATGAATGGTTTCATGAAAACAATCTATCAATTGATGAATTCTTGAAAAAAACGCTTAATAATGTGAGAATAATTATTAACAAAATAGACTCTAAAAATGATGAAGAAGAGATTTTTGGGAATCTAAATACTAAACGAATTCCATTAGATGGAGCTGATTTATTTAGAGCTATATTAATAACAAGAGTAGCGATTGAAGAAAATCGAAAAGATGCTAATATTAAAGACATTATTCAATTAAATGAAAAAAGAGTAAAAATAGGATGGGAATTTGATACTATTAATAATTGGTGGAATCAAGAAAATGTAGAACACTATTTTCAACGATTTATTTCAATAGGTTCTGAAATGACAAGTTCAGAGTTTAATTTATTTGATGTGAGTAAACATCCAATTAATTTATTACTTTTTTTGTTTGCCGAAAGTGAAAATAAAAAACTATTGACTCTTGATTTAATAGAAAATTACAATAGTTCAGCTATTGTCCTTTATAAAAAGATATTAAAACTTCATAACACATTGGTTGATTGGTTTGAAAACAGGGAAATATACCATTTTCTAGGCTTTCTATTTGCAAATACAAAAATTTCATTTAAAATGATATGGGATAAATGGGAACAAAGTGAAAATCAAATTGATTTTATCAAATTATTGAAAAATGATATCAGAAAAGTAATATATAAAAATGATATAGAAATTGATTTTACAGATGATGCTATAGACTGGTATCATGAAGATAATACCACCCTGGTACAAGTTCTTATTTTATTGGATGTCATTTCAAGTTTGGATGAAACACAGCCATTTATGCACCCTTTATACTTCACTAAAACCAGTAATGATATTGAGCATATTTTTCCTCAAAACCCAAAAGATATAACTGAAAAGAAAGATTTTATTGAATTCTTAAATACAATAGAAAAAAACGATATATTTAATTTATCTGGTTTTGATAATAAAAAAGATGATTCGAAATATATGGAAAAGGTTGAATTATATATTCAGAAGCATATATCATCAATAAAAATTAATTCGATAGGAAATTTGGTCTTACTCTATTCTAGCTTAAATAGAAGTATTGGAAGAATATCTTACATAAGAAAAAGATTAAGAGTAATTGATTTTTTTTATAAAGGTTACTATATACAACCTCATACTTTTAGAGTATTTGTTCGTTACTTTAACTATTCGGAAAAGAATACCCACGAATTAGAACATTGGACAAATATAGATATTGAAGCAAACGCAAAAGCGATAGATAATAGAATTAAAAACTTTTTCAAATAG
- a CDS encoding restriction endonuclease subunit S, with amino-acid sequence MKKYSSYIDSGVQWLGEIPEHWKLKSGYTILYEVKEKNKGMKRNTVLSLSYGKIKIKEVEDLNGLVPESFETYQLVNKGDLIFRPTDLQNDHVSLRSAMSDYEGIITSAYLNFRLLPNTDSRYYSYIFRNIDNNKVIYGLGSGLRQNISFLDFKRFIFPYPPLPEQTRIAQFLDKKTALIDKAIALKEKQIELLKERRQILIHRAVTRGLNPNVKLKDSGVEWIGEIPEHWEVKKLKHVTSKIGSGVTPSGGGSTYLDSGIPLLRSQNILFDRIDLEGVAYISEKTHASMSNSHVKKGDVLLNITGGSIGRCYFIDINFPLNVNQHVCIVRPNNKISTIYLNGILASEVGQAQIYFFQQGGGREGLNFQALKNFFIPLPTISEQETISKCIKHVSYKISTAITLKEKEIEKLKEYKSVLINEAVSGKIKIN; translated from the coding sequence ATGAAAAAATACTCATCATATATAGATTCAGGAGTGCAATGGTTGGGCGAAATTCCTGAACATTGGAAGCTTAAATCTGGATATACAATTTTATATGAAGTGAAAGAGAAAAATAAAGGTATGAAAAGAAATACTGTGCTTTCTCTTAGCTATGGGAAGATTAAAATTAAAGAAGTAGAAGATTTAAATGGGCTTGTTCCAGAATCATTTGAGACATATCAACTAGTAAATAAAGGGGATCTAATTTTTCGTCCAACTGATTTGCAAAATGACCATGTGAGTTTAAGAAGTGCAATGTCTGATTATGAAGGAATTATCACAAGTGCCTATCTGAATTTTAGACTTTTACCTAATACAGATAGTAGATATTATAGTTATATATTTAGGAATATTGATAATAATAAAGTTATTTATGGCTTAGGCTCTGGCTTGAGACAGAATATTAGTTTTTTGGATTTTAAACGATTTATTTTCCCTTATCCACCACTCCCTGAACAAACTCGCATAGCCCAATTTTTAGACAAGAAAACAGCCTTAATTGATAAAGCGATAGCTTTAAAAGAAAAACAAATAGAATTACTCAAAGAACGTCGACAGATATTAATACACCGAGCTGTTACCCGTGGGCTAAATCCCAACGTAAAGCTAAAAGATAGCGGCGTGGAATGGATTGGGGAAATACCTGAGCATTGGGAGGTGAAGAAACTAAAACACGTTACTTCAAAAATTGGAAGTGGTGTTACTCCATCAGGTGGGGGATCAACATATTTAGATAGTGGCATTCCACTTTTAAGAAGTCAGAACATCCTATTTGATAGAATTGATTTAGAAGGTGTAGCCTATATCTCTGAAAAAACTCATGCTTCAATGAGTAATAGTCACGTAAAAAAAGGTGATGTACTTTTAAATATCACTGGGGGTTCAATTGGTCGTTGTTATTTTATTGATATTAATTTCCCTTTAAATGTAAATCAACATGTATGTATTGTAAGGCCAAATAATAAAATTTCTACAATATATTTAAATGGTATATTAGCGTCTGAAGTGGGACAAGCACAAATTTATTTTTTTCAACAAGGAGGAGGAAGAGAAGGTTTGAACTTTCAGGCTTTAAAAAATTTCTTTATTCCTTTACCTACAATATCTGAACAAGAAACAATTTCTAAGTGTATTAAGCATGTTTCTTACAAAATTTCCACCGCTATAACCTTAAAGGAAAAGGAGATCGAAAAGCTGAAGGAATATAAAAGTGTGTTGATTAATGAGGCGGTGAGTGGGAAGATAAAAATAAACTAA
- a CDS encoding restriction endonuclease subunit S — protein MNYVFFDTCTWIDFSSGKKNSGYSSFDFSKEKNQVLDSLEELINSKDVVLLKNEITDLEFKSTPIKPLIDAYKNNFESFKKNFEKNIIPFCRDNITLSKLRKAYLSLDDITSSFNDDYKLFNKRVIKLYNSAISINVSEKLKQKALLYSIIKDHKLFNCNKNNVNDFLILYSIQEWIESYPELRELDETNENHQVYFVTKNIKDFAIKGDLFDEELGVSQLIKPILNLNSLVSILKLIKHNAADFLPNYTLEGISEKQSHSKIEIAIDMLNKLIQLKKDFFLSFVNSKISSINTTSKMKYLGNFLTTEYYPKIVGKFPIVRSQNIREYRLNSEMRLVSNNLERTSKSIKGDLFITSYGGRVGEHCINNLDENVYVHYSVYVFRINQDEIIPDFMDYFLRCYDLSKDANCGATRKLNISNLEDIKICLPILEQQKSLVTQFKNKEVEIEKDILAIKRKIKMILK, from the coding sequence ATGAACTATGTTTTTTTTGACACATGTACATGGATAGATTTTTCTTCTGGGAAGAAAAATAGTGGATATTCTAGTTTTGATTTTTCAAAAGAAAAAAATCAAGTACTAGACTCGCTCGAGGAGTTAATTAACTCAAAGGATGTTGTGCTTCTTAAAAATGAAATAACCGATTTGGAATTTAAGAGCACACCAATAAAACCTTTAATAGATGCGTATAAAAATAATTTTGAGAGTTTCAAAAAAAACTTTGAGAAAAATATTATTCCTTTTTGTAGGGATAATATTACTTTGTCAAAATTAAGGAAGGCATATTTAAGTTTGGATGATATTACAAGTAGTTTCAATGATGATTATAAGTTGTTTAATAAAAGGGTTATAAAACTTTATAATTCAGCTATTTCAATAAATGTTTCAGAGAAACTTAAGCAGAAAGCGTTATTGTATAGTATTATTAAGGATCATAAACTGTTTAATTGTAATAAAAATAATGTAAATGATTTTTTGATACTATATTCAATTCAAGAATGGATTGAATCATATCCAGAACTAAGAGAGTTAGATGAAACAAATGAAAATCATCAAGTATATTTTGTTACAAAGAATATTAAAGATTTTGCTATTAAGGGAGATTTGTTTGATGAGGAGTTAGGTGTCTCTCAATTAATAAAACCTATACTTAATTTGAATAGTCTAGTAAGTATCTTAAAACTTATAAAACATAATGCTGCTGATTTTCTTCCGAACTACACATTAGAAGGAATTTCTGAAAAACAGTCTCATTCAAAAATAGAAATAGCAATAGATATGTTGAATAAGCTTATTCAATTGAAAAAAGATTTTTTCCTATCATTTGTAAATAGTAAGATCAGCAGTATAAATACTACTTCCAAAATGAAATATTTAGGTAATTTTCTCACAACAGAATATTACCCTAAAATAGTAGGAAAGTTTCCTATAGTCAGATCACAAAATATAAGAGAATATAGGTTAAATTCTGAAATGCGATTAGTATCAAATAATCTGGAGCGTACGTCAAAATCTATAAAAGGAGATTTGTTTATAACATCTTATGGTGGAAGAGTTGGAGAACACTGTATAAATAATCTAGATGAGAATGTTTATGTGCATTATAGTGTTTATGTTTTTCGTATAAATCAGGATGAAATCATACCTGACTTTATGGATTATTTTTTAAGGTGTTATGATTTGAGTAAAGATGCTAATTGCGGCGCAACTCGTAAATTAAATATTTCTAATTTGGAAGATATAAAAATATGTTTGCCAATATTAGAGCAACAAAAGAGTTTAGTAACACAATTTAAAAATAAAGAAGTAGAAATTGAAAAAGATATTTTAGCAATAAAACGTAAAATAAAGATGATACTCAAGTAA
- a CDS encoding class I SAM-dependent DNA methyltransferase: protein MNVASHNKIVSFIWSIADDCLRDVYVRGKYRDVILPMVVLRRLDALLEQTKDAVTEELTFQRDEAGFTEWDDNGLRNASGYVFYNISEWTLQRLHDTATNSQQILEANFIDYLNGFSSNVKEIIEKFNLKSQIHHMAQKNVLLDVIEKFTSPYINLTPFEKNDPDGRKLPPLTNLGMGYVFEELIRKFNEENNEEAGEHFTPREVIDLMTNIVFEPIKEMLPPVMTIYDPACGSGGMLTESQNFIKDDEGGICAKGDVYLYGKEINDETYAICKSDMMIKGNNPEHIRVGSTLSVDEFAGTTFDFMLSNPPYGKSWASEQKYIKDGKEIIDPRFQVILSDYWGNKELADATPRSSDGQLLFLMEMISKMKPLTQSPLGSRIASVHNGSSLFTGDAGGGESNIRRYIIENDWLEAIVQMPNNLFYNTGISTYIWIVNNNKAPERKDKVQLIDAGQLYRKLRKNLGNKNCEFAPEHIAEILRVYTAMETADRKEVVTENGTGTISAQLFDNSDFGYYKVVIERPKRLKAQFTEERIAELRFDKSLREPMAWAYETFGEEVYTQLAKHAKAIIDWTEKQELNLNAKQSKMLVSSALWQKQLDLLTIANQLMQAVGTDVYMDFNLFRNKVDSALKGLKVKLSATEKNAILNAVSEYDAKAEKVIKGISKLGGDKLEKLLDHLGCNESQLADYGYYATAKKGEYLEYETESDLRDTENVPLKEMIYDYFLREVKPHVVEAWINLNATKIGYEISFNKYFFQHKTLRSLEDVKAEILKLEAETENIIQEILEES from the coding sequence ATGAATGTAGCTTCACATAACAAGATAGTTTCCTTTATTTGGTCTATTGCTGATGATTGTTTACGAGATGTATATGTACGAGGGAAATACCGAGATGTGATATTACCTATGGTGGTTTTAAGGCGTCTGGATGCGCTGCTTGAACAGACTAAAGATGCAGTGACGGAAGAATTGACTTTTCAACGTGACGAAGCGGGATTTACCGAATGGGATGACAATGGATTGCGGAATGCATCAGGCTATGTATTTTATAATATCAGCGAATGGACCCTACAACGCCTGCACGATACAGCTACCAATAGTCAACAGATACTCGAAGCTAATTTTATCGATTATCTGAATGGGTTCAGTAGTAATGTAAAAGAGATTATCGAGAAGTTTAATCTTAAAAGCCAGATTCACCACATGGCGCAAAAGAATGTGCTACTGGATGTGATTGAAAAATTCACTTCGCCTTATATCAACCTTACGCCTTTCGAAAAGAACGATCCCGATGGGCGTAAACTACCTCCGTTGACCAATCTGGGTATGGGCTATGTGTTTGAAGAACTGATACGTAAATTCAACGAAGAGAACAACGAGGAAGCCGGAGAGCACTTTACGCCCCGTGAGGTCATCGACCTGATGACGAATATAGTATTTGAACCGATAAAAGAGATGTTGCCTCCGGTAATGACGATTTATGATCCGGCTTGCGGAAGTGGTGGTATGCTCACCGAGAGTCAGAATTTTATCAAAGACGATGAAGGAGGAATCTGTGCTAAAGGAGATGTTTATCTCTATGGAAAAGAGATAAACGACGAAACTTACGCCATTTGTAAATCGGATATGATGATTAAGGGAAACAATCCCGAACATATTCGAGTGGGCTCTACGCTCAGTGTGGATGAATTTGCTGGAACGACCTTCGACTTTATGCTTTCTAACCCGCCTTATGGAAAATCATGGGCGAGCGAACAGAAATATATCAAAGACGGCAAAGAGATTATCGATCCTCGTTTTCAGGTAATTCTTTCTGATTATTGGGGAAACAAAGAATTGGCAGATGCTACGCCTCGTTCGTCCGATGGACAGTTGTTGTTTCTCATGGAGATGATTTCCAAAATGAAACCTCTGACACAAAGTCCGCTGGGATCGCGCATTGCTTCTGTACATAACGGTTCCAGTCTGTTTACCGGCGATGCCGGAGGTGGCGAAAGTAATATACGCCGCTACATTATTGAAAACGATTGGCTTGAAGCCATTGTACAAATGCCCAATAATTTGTTTTACAATACAGGGATCAGCACCTACATCTGGATAGTGAATAACAACAAAGCGCCGGAACGTAAAGACAAAGTGCAACTGATAGATGCGGGACAACTCTATCGTAAGTTGCGCAAGAATCTGGGAAACAAGAACTGTGAGTTTGCGCCCGAACATATAGCTGAAATACTACGTGTGTATACTGCCATGGAGACTGCCGACCGCAAGGAGGTGGTGACAGAAAATGGCACAGGCACTATTTCAGCACAGCTATTTGATAATAGCGATTTTGGATATTACAAAGTAGTTATAGAACGTCCCAAACGACTGAAAGCGCAGTTTACCGAAGAACGAATTGCCGAACTTCGTTTCGATAAAAGTTTGCGAGAGCCGATGGCTTGGGCTTATGAAACCTTTGGCGAGGAAGTGTATACCCAACTGGCCAAACACGCAAAAGCCATTATCGACTGGACGGAGAAACAGGAACTCAACCTGAACGCCAAACAAAGCAAAATGCTGGTAAGTTCCGCACTTTGGCAAAAGCAACTCGACCTATTAACAATAGCGAATCAACTGATGCAAGCTGTTGGGACGGACGTGTATATGGATTTTAATCTTTTCCGCAATAAAGTAGATAGTGCCTTAAAAGGTCTGAAAGTAAAGCTATCGGCAACCGAAAAGAATGCCATACTCAATGCAGTAAGCGAATATGATGCGAAGGCAGAAAAGGTAATCAAAGGAATTAGTAAACTTGGTGGCGATAAGTTGGAAAAGCTGCTCGACCATTTGGGATGCAACGAAAGTCAACTGGCTGATTACGGATATTATGCCACAGCAAAAAAAGGGGAATATCTGGAGTACGAAACCGAAAGCGACCTGCGCGATACGGAAAACGTGCCGCTGAAAGAAATGATCTACGACTATTTTCTGCGCGAAGTAAAACCGCATGTAGTCGAAGCATGGATTAACCTTAACGCTACGAAGATAGGTTATGAAATCAGTTTCAATAAATACTTCTTCCAACACAAGACATTGCGTAGTCTTGAAGATGTGAAAGCTGAGATTCTTAAGCTTGAAGCAGAGACAGAAAATATTATTCAAGAAATACTTGAAGAATCATGA
- a CDS encoding Ig-like domain-containing protein: protein MGKSKLIFTLFLFSIIIFVSCKNEDETAIKSIKIDPPKLTLKVGERKILQAIVEPDNAIYKTLIWSSSNEKVATIDKQTGEIYALKAGTTTIVATTIEGLKSEACYITVIEPDVYIVGKVYEKNNITRFVTLWKNGVAQRLGEAHYGSDYFSVFVTEKNDVYVAATTPDGPYEVATIWKNGVEQKLCNIWVNNASQARSVFVAGENVYVVGTVQGQGAIWINDDVQILDDDLGLGPSEMNFVYVDDNNVYVAGKQKGHATIWKNGVAQELSNEWSKAFKLIQSGNNLYVLCMIYTYPISYITVWKNNIIQIPIDSSVSSLTGANSFFVSNDNIYVVGNKYPQYMNQSYQALLWTNGVQQVLGEDGTGASANSVYVSGDDVYVVGKCKEKAILWKNGKPIILDNEHFGEAFSIFLK, encoded by the coding sequence ATGGGAAAATCTAAACTTATTTTTACTTTATTTCTTTTCAGCATTATAATTTTTGTTTCATGCAAAAATGAAGATGAAACAGCAATAAAAAGTATAAAAATTGACCCTCCTAAGCTAACACTTAAGGTCGGAGAAAGAAAAATATTACAAGCCATAGTAGAGCCCGACAATGCGATTTATAAAACGTTGATATGGAGTTCCAGTAATGAAAAAGTAGCAACTATAGATAAACAAACAGGTGAAATTTACGCCCTCAAAGCAGGCACAACAACAATTGTGGCTACGACTATCGAAGGTCTTAAATCAGAAGCATGTTATATTACTGTTATTGAACCTGATGTATATATAGTAGGGAAAGTATATGAAAAGAATAACATAACCAGATTTGTTACACTTTGGAAAAATGGGGTTGCACAGCGATTAGGTGAGGCTCATTACGGTTCAGATTACTTTTCTGTTTTTGTAACTGAGAAAAATGACGTATATGTTGCAGCTACTACACCAGATGGTCCATATGAAGTTGCTACAATATGGAAAAATGGTGTTGAGCAAAAGCTTTGTAATATTTGGGTTAATAATGCATCACAGGCGAGATCAGTTTTTGTGGCAGGCGAAAATGTATATGTAGTTGGCACTGTACAGGGGCAAGGCGCTATATGGATAAATGATGATGTTCAAATACTTGATGATGACTTAGGTTTAGGGCCTTCAGAAATGAATTTTGTTTATGTCGATGATAATAATGTGTATGTAGCAGGGAAACAAAAAGGTCATGCCACAATTTGGAAGAATGGTGTTGCACAAGAATTATCCAATGAATGGTCAAAGGCTTTCAAGCTCATTCAGTCTGGTAATAATTTGTATGTACTTTGCATGATATATACCTATCCCATAAGCTATATTACTGTATGGAAAAACAATATAATTCAAATACCTATTGATAGTTCAGTAAGTTCTCTTACTGGAGCAAACTCATTTTTCGTATCAAATGATAACATTTACGTCGTCGGGAATAAATATCCGCAGTATATGAACCAATCATACCAAGCTCTACTTTGGACAAATGGTGTGCAACAAGTACTTGGGGAAGATGGCACAGGTGCATCCGCCAATTCAGTTTATGTCAGTGGAGATGATGTATACGTGGTAGGGAAATGCAAAGAGAAAGCAATATTATGGAAAAACGGCAAACCAATAATCCTTGATAATGAGCATTTCGGAGAAGCCTTCAGCATATTTCTGAAATAA
- the thiM gene encoding hydroxyethylthiazole kinase, translated as MDIKNLQRDFELVRQKSPLVHNITNFVVMNNTANALLAIGASPVMAHAAEEVADMVQIASALVINIGTLSADWVDAMMIAGMAAKKKGIPVVLDPVGAGATPYRTEVCKLLIETVEPSIIRGNASEIMALVNDGISTKGVDSSDSSDNALQSAKQLALKTGAIVVISGPTDYITNGVLTETVVNGHPLMARVTGMGCTATAITATFAAINSNYMEAATHAMAMMSICGELAAAKAQGNGSMQVLFLDEMYNLTAEVLSTNLKQSADANL; from the coding sequence ATGGATATTAAAAATTTGCAAAGGGACTTTGAGCTTGTGCGACAGAAGTCTCCATTGGTTCACAATATCACTAATTTTGTGGTGATGAATAATACGGCTAACGCTCTACTCGCGATTGGTGCTTCGCCTGTGATGGCGCATGCAGCGGAAGAGGTAGCAGACATGGTTCAGATTGCTTCGGCACTGGTAATCAATATTGGTACACTCAGTGCGGATTGGGTGGATGCTATGATGATTGCGGGTATGGCGGCGAAAAAGAAAGGAATTCCTGTAGTGCTCGATCCGGTTGGTGCTGGAGCTACTCCTTATCGTACAGAGGTATGCAAGCTGTTGATTGAAACAGTAGAACCTTCGATCATCAGAGGTAATGCATCGGAGATCATGGCGCTGGTGAATGATGGCATTAGCACAAAGGGGGTGGATAGTAGTGACTCTTCGGACAATGCGTTGCAATCGGCCAAACAGTTGGCACTGAAAACAGGAGCAATCGTGGTGATTAGTGGCCCTACGGATTATATAACGAATGGGGTACTGACAGAAACTGTTGTCAATGGGCATCCGCTCATGGCACGTGTCACGGGAATGGGCTGCACAGCTACTGCTATAACGGCAACTTTTGCTGCGATCAATAGCAATTATATGGAAGCGGCTACGCATGCCATGGCGATGATGAGTATCTGCGGAGAGTTGGCTGCTGCAAAGGCTCAGGGCAATGGCAGTATGCAGGTGTTGTTCTTGGATGAGATGTATAATCTCACTGCCGAAGTACTATCGACTAACCTAAAACAATCAGCTGATGCCAATCTTTGA
- the thiE gene encoding thiamine phosphate synthase has protein sequence MPIFDLSLYLVTDRRLSLGRSLEEVVVEGVKGGVTMVQLREKECSTLAFYELAMRLKELLSPYKVPLIINDRLDIALACDADGVHIGQSDMPYAVARRMLGYDKIIGLSVETLEQAKLANELDVDYIGISPVFSTPTKTDTLLPFGLDGIQQVKQICKHQAVAIGGIHAENAKQVYQAGADGIAVVSEIMSATDPCKAARILKETLKR, from the coding sequence ATGCCAATCTTTGATTTAAGTTTGTATCTGGTCACTGACAGGCGTCTCTCTCTTGGCCGATCTCTGGAAGAGGTTGTGGTAGAAGGGGTTAAAGGAGGCGTTACTATGGTACAACTGCGTGAGAAGGAGTGTTCCACGCTCGCTTTTTATGAACTGGCTATGCGATTGAAAGAGTTACTTTCTCCTTATAAGGTACCGCTGATTATTAACGACCGACTGGATATTGCTTTGGCATGTGATGCCGACGGGGTACATATCGGGCAGAGTGATATGCCTTATGCTGTGGCTCGCCGGATGCTTGGGTATGACAAAATCATCGGACTGTCTGTGGAAACATTGGAGCAAGCTAAACTGGCTAATGAGCTTGATGTGGATTATATTGGTATATCGCCGGTATTCAGTACACCGACAAAAACTGATACTCTCCTCCCCTTTGGACTTGATGGCATACAGCAAGTAAAACAGATATGCAAACACCAGGCGGTAGCTATCGGAGGAATCCATGCCGAGAATGCCAAGCAGGTGTATCAGGCAGGAGCGGATGGCATAGCGGTGGTTTCTGAAATTATGTCGGCAACGGATCCATGTAAAGCCGCACGTATTTTAAAAGAAACATTGAAGAGATAA
- the tenA gene encoding thiaminase II → MKWSEQVWTEILPIYHKILELPFIAELMDGTLPREKFIFYINQDRLYLAEYGKILAGIMSRVKKSEHAKAFLKFSTDTVYVEGSLHETYLSQSEQAKIVEPSPSCLLYTGHLHQVLATAPVETAIAAVLPCFKIYKKVGEYILENCTTTNNPYKQWIDTYGGTEFEEAVTQAMAICDELAEACSKEQQQSMTDAFVRSAKLEWMFWDSAWRMEQWAV, encoded by the coding sequence ATGAAATGGAGTGAACAGGTTTGGACTGAAATACTGCCTATTTATCATAAGATATTGGAATTGCCTTTTATTGCGGAGTTGATGGATGGCACTTTACCTAGGGAGAAGTTTATTTTTTATATTAATCAAGATCGTTTGTACTTAGCTGAATATGGTAAGATATTAGCGGGAATCATGAGCCGAGTGAAGAAAAGCGAACATGCAAAAGCTTTTTTGAAATTCTCTACGGATACTGTTTATGTGGAAGGTTCGCTACATGAAACTTATTTGAGCCAATCGGAACAAGCGAAGATAGTGGAGCCATCTCCAAGCTGCTTGCTCTACACAGGGCATCTGCATCAAGTGCTTGCAACGGCTCCTGTGGAAACAGCCATCGCAGCGGTATTACCTTGTTTCAAAATCTACAAAAAGGTTGGAGAATATATTTTGGAGAATTGCACAACAACCAATAACCCTTATAAGCAATGGATTGACACTTATGGCGGAACGGAATTTGAAGAGGCGGTGACTCAGGCAATGGCAATCTGTGACGAATTGGCTGAGGCATGTTCCAAGGAGCAGCAGCAGAGCATGACGGATGCTTTTGTCCGCTCAGCAAAATTGGAATGGATGTTTTGGGATAGTGCATGGCGCATGGAGCAATGGGCTGTATAA